In Ancylothrix sp. D3o, a genomic segment contains:
- a CDS encoding cytochrome c oxidase subunit 3, whose protein sequence is MAKIPDKGHVGVSATTLFWHFVDVIWVILFSLIYLWKA, encoded by the coding sequence ATGGCTAAAATACCTGATAAAGGTCATGTTGGCGTGAGTGCAACTACTTTATTTTGGCATTTCGTTGATGTAATTTGGGTTATACTTTTTTCGCTTATTTATTTGTGGAAAGCTTAG